The Pseudomonas sp. IAC-BECa141 genome contains the following window.
CAGCGTCGCCGAAGCGTCGCGCAAGCTGTACATCGCGCAACCGGCGATTTCCACGGCAATCAAGGGGCTGGAAGACAGCTTCGGCGTGCAACTGCTGATCCGCCATCACGCTCAGGGCGTGTCTCTGACACCGAGCGGCGCGCGTTTTTTCCGCAAGGCCCAGGAACTGCTGCGCATGGCCAAGGAGTTCGAACAGAACGCCCTCGCCGACAACGATGTGGTGGCCGGGCAGATCGATATCGGCTGTTTTGAAACGGTGGCGCCGCTGTATTTGCCGCAACTGATTGCCGGCTTCTCGGCGCTCTATCCGGGGGTGAAAATCCGCATCCGCGACGGCGAACAACAGGAACTGGTGCAGGGCCTGACCTCGGGCACCTTCGACCTGGCAATCCTGTACAAGCACGACCTCGACGCCACCATCGAAACCGAGCCCTTGATGCCGGCCCAGCGGCCTTACGCGCTGCTTCCGGCAGATCACCGCTTCGCCCAGCTCAAGCAGGTTTCGCTGCGGGACTTGTGCCTGGAACCGATGATCCTGCTCGACGTACAACCGAGCCGCACCTACTTCGTCAGCCTGTTCGAAGAACTAGGCCTGTCGCCACGCATCGAGTTCAGCTCGCCCTCGATCGAAATGGTGCGCGGCATGGTCGGCCAGGGCTTCGGCTTCTCGATCCTGGTCACCCGCCCACATTCGGAATGCACCTACGACGGCAAGAAAGTCGTGTGCGTCGACATCGTCGAAGACGTCACCGGTTCAGGCCTCGTGGCCGCGTGGCTCAAGCGCGGACAACTGACCAAACCGGCGCAGTTGTTTGCCGATTATTGTCGGGAGCAGCTGACGGCGAAGGCTGGTCGCTGACCCTCACGTACCGCGCGGTTTGGCTCGTGCAGTGGCTTCGGCCACCAATGGGTCATCCGGCC
Protein-coding sequences here:
- a CDS encoding LysR family transcriptional regulator; this translates as MAAYNLRQLKYFITTVECGSVAEASRKLYIAQPAISTAIKGLEDSFGVQLLIRHHAQGVSLTPSGARFFRKAQELLRMAKEFEQNALADNDVVAGQIDIGCFETVAPLYLPQLIAGFSALYPGVKIRIRDGEQQELVQGLTSGTFDLAILYKHDLDATIETEPLMPAQRPYALLPADHRFAQLKQVSLRDLCLEPMILLDVQPSRTYFVSLFEELGLSPRIEFSSPSIEMVRGMVGQGFGFSILVTRPHSECTYDGKKVVCVDIVEDVTGSGLVAAWLKRGQLTKPAQLFADYCREQLTAKAGR